The Scleropages formosus chromosome 3, fSclFor1.1, whole genome shotgun sequence genome contains the following window.
CTAAAGTGAAATCTTAATGTGCATTCAAGTGTGTATATGCAAATTTCATGCCTTTTTCTTTGGGTCTTTATTGGCCTGTGTCATTCCCACAGGGGAGGCCTTGGATGATGTGATGCCCGGCATGGGAAAAGGTCTACATCAATCTTGCAGCTGAACTATCAAGGAACTGTGGAGGTCTTGGAATTTATGTtcaaattaacttaaaaataatgacaCTCTAGCTGGGTATTTTAGCATCTTGGGGTGAGTACTACATCACAGGCTCTTGAGGCCAAAactaaacatacacacacacaatctgaaccacttgtcccatacagggtcacagggaaccggagcctaacccagcaacacagggcataagactggagggggaggggacacacccaggacgggacgccagtccaacccactgcgccaccgtgccccccaggCCAAAACtaattaaactgtaattaatatttcacattacaaCTCTTCCATTTTCTAAACCACCGTGCTTCCTACCGTTAGATCGGTATGTCTTACTCTAcataaaatgctaaaaatattGTGCTGCACTCCCTTACTGTGGTAAGGATGTTCCTTACCCAGATGGAAGAGATTTCTCCAGTGTACCAGCTCTTTAGAAGCTCAAAATGCCAGACTTGCTGTACCCCTAACAGATGCCAAGGCGCAGGGAGGCGAGGGGGAGAATTCCTCTAAAATAAACCTGGAACCCCAGGAGAAGCGGAGCCGGATAATGACGGCGGTGGGAGCGGCACGTCAAGCAACTGGCCATTAGCACACAGGGCCGCGACTTGACTTTGTCAATGTTTGACTTTATCCCCTATCGCTGCTGAATTCGATTTGCGGGTTTAGCGGCGCATCCTTTCGCGTGGTTGGTAATGTTTGTCCACACAGTGCACTGCAGCAGATGAAGGGGGGGGATCTCCGTGTTTGCCGAAATTAGCATGTGCCCCGAGAGCATTTCCAGCCTCTCTCTGAGTTTCCCACACCCATCTCTattcctccatgtcctctagAAGAGATCAAGTGTTGGGAACCGTGCCTGCAAATAGCGAGCCGGCAGAGTCCGATAAAGAGCTGAGACACAAGTCGGGAACTTCAGTTACAGAATATAAACTGATTGAGGCTGCAGCCACTGGTCACATGGTCACCTCTATAATGATGGGTCAGAGAGCAGGTCTCACGGTCCCGAGCACCACTCTGGGCCTCTGCTGACGATACGCAATACGTTATACACTGACAGGTTTACATGACCGGTTGGTTTAAGCTGCCTGTTAGGTCCTTCTCGCATTCCTGAAATAGGTAGTGATGGAAACAGGTGTTCTAACATTCTTGtttcacacattaaaaaaattacaggtcCATCTGACTATCCTACCCTACCTTCTACACCACGCACAGTCATTCGGATATAAATATTTTCCAAGCCCTTCACAAATTTTGGCCAATTACGATGAACACAGCAATCAAGTTGCCatatagtccaaagacatgctgttcaggttcccccatagtgtgtgagtgacagagaaagtgtgtgtgtgttccactgatgtatgggtgagtgacccagtgtaagtagtgtatctagcagtgtaagtcaccacggtgaataagatatgtgggctgataaccctacatagagttcattggaagtcgctttggagaaaagcgtctgctaagtgaataaatgtaaatgtaaaacattgttCTGATTACAAAtcattttacaataaataataatacaaagaaatgGGCTTATTGACTGGAATTAGAAGAAATGGTCCCTACACAGACGGGAGCTCCTATAACATATTTGCCACAACCTTACTTACCATCATGGTATCATTACCCAAAATGTACCTCATAAGTACAACTATATTTTTGTGCCGGTTGTTACTGAACCCACAGCACAACATGACTGTCTACAACCTGGTGTTTTTACAGCTCTGCTGTCACCGCTCGCTTGTACTCTGTAGGAGCAGTTACAGTCGCATCGACTATTTTAATTGAATTGTTGCATAAATCACTGACCAAAGCagtcaaaaaataaacaccCACGTGGAAAATCATTAATACGATGACACTTGTACGGTTTACACGGTGGTGCAGGcctcattgttttcttttgcattaatcaaaaaaaaaaaaagtgacacagtGCTGTTATGCATTAACTGAAGATCCCAGCTCATTGCTTCCATCCCATAATGTTCTTCCGCACTGCAAAATGGTGACCTGTCGTGAACTGCTGTGTTCACCTGTTGTTGCCAAGTGGCTTCAGCGGCAACTGCATGCAGGACGTTGTCTCCTCTATTAGTGGAGGACAATCAACATGATTAACtgttaattcattaattactaATTCCTTGTTTAATGACATAAACAGGTAGAAACACATTTAAGTACTAACAAGTTTTGTGACCCTACCTCTGAGAACATGCTTTACTCCAGCCCAAACTTTGAAACCCTTGACAAACCCTGTCTATCAACATAACCCTAACCACGAATGTAGCCCTAGCTCTGCTCCACTGTCCCAAGGCCAGACAATTAATCCAATTTGTTCAAATGGCAGTAGTGgcgttattaatatttttgattGCTATCGTCAGTCATACGGTTTGATTACAACACTTTATCAAATGATAGTTCTGATACAATGAAACAGTTTGGGAACTGCAGAATGCAAGCTAGCTTAAACAATGACTTTAAGAAGATTTTTTccatagacttttttttttctttttaaatttacaaataGATGGGGTACAGGGACTGTAAAAAATGCCACTATTGTGTGGAAGTGCATTCTGTTTACAAGTCACTGTATTTCATTGCACATCGCACAACTCCTACGAGTTAAACTGTGAGCAGCTGCTATCAAATAGGTGACTGACTTTCTTCTCCTCTACATTCGATTTTTCACTTCAGTTGTTCTTCGGCACTCTTTGATAAAAGCTAAAATGTTTCCTCATTTTTGCAAGTGCTCGCACATGCGCAATATTGTTCGCTTCCACAGCATATGAGTTTTTCGCGGAGCTCGACTGTGTCATCCACTCAAACCGCTGCAGCTCTGTTTGGTGGGTTCCTGAGCGATGGTTGTGGAAGGATCTGGAATCACTGTGAAGCAGCAAACAATGTGAAGAACTAGTATCGTGTCAGTGTATCCCCTCAACCAAGCCTCACGCACATTTCACAACCTCATTCCCCCAAAGTTCTTCGCTCTTTCAGCTACAAGGGAGCTGTACCTACATCTGGCTCAGCAGTTATTAATTACTCCTGGgggatcatttaaaaaaaaagaatgatcaGGAGGTAAAAGAAGTGCAAGAACAAAGCCAATCGCATGGGGGCCTGTTCTGGCTGCTTCTGGAGAGGCACGTTCGTGTCTGCTGCGGTCGAGGTTGAGACCACCACTGCAGATTTCCCCAGGGGAAGATGGACTCCTGCGAGATGGAATGATTTTTTCAGCTGCTGAGGCATGTGTAAGTTACCGATATGAAGGAGCATCTGGTATCGTGCTGCTTGAACGCCAATAATCTCCAGCGACACGTCACCGTATACGCTCGTTCCTCCTGTGCGCATCAGCTGAGTGCAGAAAAGGTGGTTTCATTAAGGAAGGAACAAAAATCTGATCTGGGGATAAACTAATTGAAACGAGTCAAATTTACCACACCGTTTTTCACCACAGAATCCATTTTCTCCTACTTCATTCACCAAACACTAGTGTCTGCTTCTAAAACCTGATGCTTTCCTCAAGACCTTTCAACTgccccagctgcagcaggatgtgAGCCTTCTTTACTCCTGTACTGTTGAGGAGATGTTGCAAGAAACTGAGGAAGTACAGGTTATAGTGGAAGGTACAGCGCTGTTAACACGTCGCACGACACAAGCAAATGTTCGTACCCTGCGAGAGGAAAAGGCAGAGGAGGACATCTCCCACATTCCTGCATCCCAGCAGAACCATCCCTTCTTGTGCTGGTGGTGTGGGGAGCTGGGGAACCACAGATGGGAATTCTTCAGTCCAGGCATCAGTTCTCTCAATACAAGTCTAGCCCAATAACTAATACTCTTCCTGTGCAGGAAAGCATCACTGGGTCAAACAAGAGGGGGACAGCTTAACATGAGTAGGCTCTTCCATAAGCTCAGCTGGTGAGGTTGGAAGCAATGGGACACTTTAACGTAGGGAGGACTGGTTTTGAGTGTACCTTGCcagctaaatacacacacacacacacacacacacataatggttacaactgcttgtcccaagcggggtcggagcaaaccggagcctaacccggcaacacagggcgcaaggctggaaggggacacacactagatgggacaccagtccactgcaaggcatcccaagcaggacttgaagcccagacccaccaccagCTAAATAGCGAACCCTTAAATCTGATGGGCATGGAATCAGACAGCAATCTAGAATGTGGTCACACCACCTTGGTCCAGTACAAAATAAGCACAGGTGACGCCAAAATGAATTCGTCAATGTGCCGGTTGTTTCTCTTCACTAGGTTTCCAACCAGCCAAAGTGAAGATCTAGGAAATGATTGCTGGTGGAGTTGTTGAGTCCTGCAAGAGCCCCGGAGCATCTCTAGTCCTGCTGGGTACTCTCCACATGGGATGTCTGAAAGAGTGGGCATAGCCTTCTTACGGTaccacctcacagtctcatgtACAACAGGCAAGAACCCTGCTGGGAAGGTAAGAGTAGATGTGACAAGTTCTTTTGCAGTAATAGTTAATGATAACTGTGTCCATGACAATTGTCATGGAATacttcacaaaacacacacacacacattttcagagccacttgtcccatacagggtcacagagcctacccggtaacacagggcataaggccggggggggggggggggacacacacccaggacaggatgctagtccatcacaaggcaccccaagcaggactcaaaccccagacccaccggagagcaggactgtggtccaacccaccgcaccaccacacccttcaCAAACAACTTGAGACTTTCTCAGTTCAGAAGAGCACCAAGACTGCAGCGTGAATGGCAAATGTAATGGTTTCCTACATTCGGGTGCTGGAGGAGTTGCATGTTGACCAAGTGCTGTACTGCTGTACAAGAGTGTGGAATATGCAAAACACACCAACACATCTATCAGAGCAACAGTGCTTGCTGCCAAACTTCAGTGGGACTTGGATTGCCATTGgtccctccttcttctcctggtGGTCTTGCACCATTCTGGAGTCCTAGAATATACCAGTTGCATATTCAGTACTCTCATGTTTCTGAGAGAAATTCACACCCTAACGAATTTGACTTCATGGAAGTTCTCTGGTTCCAGATGCCCCAGGGTCATCTGACACGGAACAGCTGTACTAACTACAAGATAACCTGGACCATATGCAGAGGTTTGCTGAGGAGAACAAGAAAGCTGCAGTGGAGTTGTATTAATGACCCCCGCTGCTGGTTCTACAGTTCCACAAGAGAAAAAGGCTCTGGGTGTTACAACCCACGCTAAAAGTACTGTTTCTTGGCGCTGGACAGAGATCAGGAAGGACCTTGTCAAGTAGTCGAGAAGATCTTAGAGGTGATCTACCAAGTCCAGTGAGAGATCCTTCTTTGGATGTGGTCCTTCATCAACACAGACTGGCATTTCCAAAGGGTTAACAGTGACATGGCTGAGGGGTCATTGACGACAACTGGTCCTGCAGCTTCAGCATATGGACTTCAGATAACCTCTAGTCCAGGCTGaacagaagagaagaggaggagtcAGTGGAGTTGGGTCAGGTCAGTTAGACACAGGTTTTCAGTTGAGAGAAGGGTGGCGGATCATGTTGTCTCCTGTACATTCTGTTGGGTATATTGCTACGGTAAATGATGGAAGCTATACCAGCATGCTTTGCAGTTGCAGATTAAAATGTTGCTGTTGCTATTTTACTGTTACtgaatttattgtaaatactggATGTTTTAACACAACAGATTTGTTAATTACCTGATATTTAGAAGTGTCATTTAATTACTGTTCCATTTCTTAGGATACAACATCCTTCATTAGCCTTGACAAAGTAATGGAGTTTGGGACAAACTTGTCACATGGAGGTCTTCCTTTGACCTATTGAAAGTGTCTTGAATTATAAAAACAGTACTTATCTTAGTATTATCACagtttattcaataaataaattaatcgaATGAATTGCCGATATTGTTAATTATAGctttaaatatatacagctTATATTCCAtttggaatatatatatatatatacatatatatatataaattcacTTAAACAGCTCAGTAGAGAGGGCCCATTTGCAAAAGGTTTTTAGATGTTAATTCTAAATAGATCTACAGTGATGGAGGTTTATTGATGGAattgtattttcaaatattaaGCCTTCTTAACACGACGTAGCAAGTGAAGTGATTTAATATTCGAAGATCTGTTATCTGCAgcagaataagtaaataaataaataaataaataaataaatataagtttgaatccctgtGGTTTCGCACGGAGATCttcatgtatgtgtgtattccaAGCTATTATTAATTTAGGAAGGTCTGAGTGTAAGACCAGGCagggattccaacctgcaattgatttttttaagaTTATACACATCGAATGTACAAgctaaaaatatacagtacaccgaatataataataataacaataataataataagaagaagaagaagaagaagaagaagaaaaactcGCCGGAGTATTTTAATCACAGTTCAGATCATAATTACTTCGCAAGTTTTAAACCAGCCACTCGCTCGCTATTGTGCTTCATGCACCAAAGGgggaggaaagaaggaaagaagaggTTAAAGAGGCGCAGACGCAGCTTCTTCCTCGTTCCCGCAGCTATTTCCCCGGCGAGCGGCCCGATCCGCCCCCACGCCCACGGCCCCCCGGCGCTCCGCGTGTTTCTATAGTAATTTCCAGCCAATGATCAGTGGGTGTCCGCGCGCGGCTCGCTCACCTCGGCAGCGCGCAGCCACACACAGCGACGGGAGACTCACACACACCGGGAGActcagggagagagagagcggagaCCCGGAGACGCGGACCGAGCGGACTCGCACGACACCACCCCCCCGCCGGACCCTGAGGGAGCGCGCAGCCGTCCCTAATCCCACTCGGAGCTCCAGCCACGGGCATCTCCCGTTATTATCGTCCCTTTCCCCTCTTGttctccttttttcctctccttttttgTGCAGAAGTGCGGGGGAGAAATGAGCCTTTTGTTGTGAACGCTCGCGCCGCGCGTTCCTTCTTTCCCCCtaccccccctcacccccctcctccccccccgcGCCACTGTCGCCGTGCCGTGATGCGCAGCCCCGCGTCGCCGCACTGATCGCCACCGGAGCGTCTCCTTTTTCCCCCCCGTCGGGAATCTGCTAGGTAGGTGCACGCGCTCCTATTATTTCccctctcctccacccccccccccccccccgcttcggaccccccccacccatccacAACCTCCCTCGCATCCGCATGCCCTCCGACGGCCTCGCACCGGACCCTGCGCGCGTCCCTTTAATTGCCCCTCGCTGTCCCCCTTCTTCGCCTCGGGCGCCTCCCGTTTGACCTTTGATCCGACCACCGCTCAGGGGGGTAATTAACAGCCGCGCGGCGCTGCGTTCTCACTCCTTCCAGCACATCTGTGTTCCCCTCAACTTtgtttacaattttttaaaaaaggggaaaaaaaaaaatcaatactacTTTGCTTTAGGATTATTTCGGCATGGCGTAAACAACGATGTAAACAAAGGCTGCCTGCATATTTAACTTAACTATGcgtttgttattattatcagttTATGTGTAATGATTTATTGTTCGGTATGATCCATGGTGGgcatttctgtgctgttttggCTGTGCAGCCGATGTGTATAATGTGTTATGTTTAGGGTACTACTTCATGAAAATGTGCGACAAAAACACAGAGTGTTACAAGGTATGATTTGCTGCATGCCCGATTGAAAAGTTTCACACTTTAATGTTGAAGAGCCATACTGGTGATTAATGACGTTGCttgtttatgcaaatgaggcatttatgaaaaatattaattttatgctCTCGGGAAATacaaagctgtgtgtgtaaaaagtccAAAATATTTCACGTGCAGTTAAATCTCCAATATACGTTCTATTCATTTTAGGCCTGATGAGGCCACGTAGAAAATGTCCTTGTGTGCAGGTAGCGCACGTACAGGTGTTTCTCTCGCTTGCTGCTTGGTTTTACCCTGGCGTTAACTTGGTTTTACCCTTGGCATTGTTTGCAAAGTCCTCGAGCTCCTAGGAGGTATCAGGTTTGGCAATTTGAAAGGAACGAGGGGAAAGGTAACGATAGTGGGGGGGATGTGTCTAATGGCCTTTTATGTACGGAAACAAGACCCCGACAGGCTGGTGGGAGGAAATGGAGGCCCCAGGGGCACCGACAGCGCCGCTCGCAGGTCTTTCGCTTGCTTGCATTAAAATTCACCGCCCAGCGGCCATCTTGGACTCCCCGGGATGCTTTAATGACCCTGGGGGGCGCAGGGGCACCGGTCCCTCGGGGAGACGGGCCTCATCAGTGAGTGCGATAACTCCTCCGTCTAGGGTTTCCCGGTGCCTTGGAATGGTTACCTCTTACTTACACTTTCCCGTCCGCATTTTTTTTCCGTTATTCCTTTCAAAGGTTCTTCCGCGCTCGACCAGTTCCGAAATGTTCGTGAAATAacgtaaatgtataaaattgaCAATTTTTGGGCTGCGGTATTGCTACGTTAAGCGCGCGTGCGGGACGTCCGTGACCCTCGCTTCGATATGTGTGTTTGGAAACTGTATAAGTTACTTACTTGATCTGGAATATTGTCGACTTTAACCGAAACTCCTGCTTTATTTTTCGGGTTTTTGGAATAAAACCGAGGAATGTTTGTGCTTTATTGTCTGTAATTGCGGCTCAGTTACCTGCGCTGCCTTGGAAGTGCCGCTCGTACGAATGGCCGATGTATGAGGCCTATTTGCATAAACGCCGTTGGCTTGAGTTGGGCTGTATGTGACTGGAGTTTCCTAAGGCTTTATTGCAGTCAGGAGTCTTAGAAATAAGGAACCGGTCTTGTCGAACGGATATGCAGATAGAATGGGTGACTTTGTCAGGTGTAAACACTGCTGTCTCTCGTTCCAGCGCGGTGAGGCGGGCGGCCAGCATGGTGAAGTGTTGTTTGTAACCCGCTGCAGCTCGACGAAGGTGAACGCAGCCCCCTGCTTTCGGCTCCCGCGTGGACCCTCCGGCCGAACCCCCAGCCATGTCCAGCATAAACAGTGCCCTGTGCGTGGAGAGCGGACAGAATGTTGACATGTCCCTGCTGCAGAAGGACAACCTGCAGGTGGACTCGAGCGGATTAAACCCGGTCCTGGATTACAACGCCGAGATGGAGCGGTACCGCTCCTTCGCCAACTTTTACAAAAGCAATGGCGCGTTTCCGCAGGCGGCCAAGATCGCGCGCATAACCACGCCGATTTTTCCCAGCGCTAGAATCGGCGTGTCCCCCTGGAACTGCGACAACGCCATGCTCTGGGGAAGAAAATCGGCGGCAATAAACCCTAATAGGACCGGCGTGCCGAGAAATGAGTCCCAGGGGCCTGCGAAGCCTGGCGTGCCGCCAGAGACGTTGCAAATGGCAAATAATAATTTCCTCTCCACCTTATCCCCCGAACACTGCAGACCTTTAGCGGGAGAATGCATGAACAAGCTGAAATGCGGCGGCGCCGAAGCAGAGATAATGAATCTCCCGGAACGCGTCGGAACTTTTTCCGCCATTCCGGCTCTAGGGGGCATCTCATTACCTCCCGGGGTCATCGTCATGACAGCCCTGCACTCCCCCGCCGCCTCGGCGGCCGTCACAGACAGCGCGTTTCAAATTGCCAATCTGGCGGACTGCCCGCAGAATAATAACGCGTCCTCGGCGGCCGCCGGCAACCCGGCCAAGAAGAAGCGGAAGCGGTGCGGGGTGtgcgccccctgcaggcggCTCATCAACTGTGGCGTGTGCAGCAGCTGCCGCAACCGCAAGACGGGCCACCAGATCTGCAAGTTCAGGAAGTGCGAGGAGCTCAAGAAGAAACCAGGCACGCCGCTCGAGGTGAGATGCGAGGCACTCcgccacccccaacccccaacccccgacACCAACGGCGTCGTTTATTACCGCCGCCGCGCTCCAAAGCATTAACCTTTTCGTTCAGTCACGTTTAAGCCCCTCGGAAATCGTTTCCATGCGCAGCCATGCCTGAACGCCCCGGCCTCCCTGGATTGGCGCGCCCGCCCGGCCGCCCGGCCTAATTGGCGGTAATTAGGGGCGTTTGCGCCGAGAGCTAGCCGAGCGTTGGCTCCGGCGCCCCTAATTGCTGCCAGTCAGGCTGCGGCTGGAATGCATCCGagcgataaaaaaaaaaaaaaaagaaagaaggggggaaaaaaacgctGGGGTTTGGCGGCGCTCCAGGCGGAGCTGGGAAATGGGTTTTCAGTGGCGAGCGACGCCTCTCCGCACTCGGCCATTTTAACCAATTATGTAAACTCGCCGCGCAAGGCCTGAATCGATATCCCACGCAGGCCCCCAGCGCAAAGGGCCCGGAGCAGGAAGGGGCGCCCCTCGGGGTCAGGGGCGAGATGCTGTTCCGATTTTGCGTGGATTAATTGGCGATTAGCGTGGGGTTGATTCCCACGTTGCCGTCGTTGGCAGACTGCAAATCCAGTCGTGGTCTACCCTTCAAGCCTGATAATAATTCCGATATTTCTGCTTCTCATTTATTCTCACTCTATCGTTTAAGGTCACGAAATCAGCTCTCTGAGAAATGCTTTAAGAAGAATGCGCGGTGAGGAATTTTagacgtgtgttttttttttttttttttttttcctaagtgcAGTGTAAATTGTGTAGTAAAGAGTGGTAATCAGATCGGTTAGGCTAATTATATTTGtaaaaccatttatttaaatgtcccCACACAAAGAGGATTTTGATATGCTTTTAATTGAATTGTGCTGGGTCTGGCCACTTTGCATGTAAACCGCTAATGAATTAATTTGACTGTCTGCtacagggtgttttttttttttttttttttttaatcttttgcaCCTTTATTAGAATACAAATTGCATGGTTTGGAAGCTGTGGGTGTTTTTGGTCGGCCCTTCCTGACGCTGATCTCCCGCTCGAGGTGTGCTTACCTGAACTTATGGCGACTGAGGTGTGTGTCCTCGTTGCAGTTGTTGAGGCATTTTTCACGCACCTGTTGAAAAGAGGCCAAAGAACAGCAGCTAAGCCGTGTGGTCAGATACATACAAAGTGTTCACTAGGGGTTGTAAACCCAGAAAAATACCCAAAATACATTAAGGCACGTGGCACATGCGTTAAAGACTTGCAGTCAGATAAAATACTGTAGTGAAGGACAACAGGGCACAGAGCAAATGACAAACAGCTGCTGTCAGTCAGCCGGAAAACAGCGCCGCAATTTATTGCTTCGTGTTATTAAATGTTTAGTACGAATAATATGTCAACGTATCAGCAAATAACGAACGTACGCAGCATAGTTTTTTATCATTCCTTCAGTGTCTTAAATCATAGTGCGAAAATAATTTAGTATTTCAGATGACGTGCAGATTATGCAGTGTAACCAATTGCTGATGTCACTGCAGAACAAGAAATAAGTTTTAAATGAGTACAGTTCCTCAAAATAGGGGGGATGTTACAGCTTTGTAGCACATATGGTGAGCAAAGTTTCTTCAGTGTTGTAGATCCTTAGTAGACTTTTCTCGGTTAATTTCTGAAGGCGCTTTACTCATTATACTCGGTAGTTTGCCGAGAGAGGTCGAGTTGGGTCTTTTTCTCAACGGTATAACTGCAGGGCCTTTGCACAGGGCTAAAACCCACAATATTTTCCTATCCTAATTAATACGTGTTGTCGCTGCTTTCCTCAATTCGACTAAcggtgttaagctacatacagtagtttacccattcatacagctgggtaatttcactgtatcagttcaggataatgACCTCAATCGAAGCTACTGCAGCAGTGTGTGGGATTTGAAAGTGGGTCCTTGCagtgcagggtggcagctctcaccgctatgccacctgctgcccaccatAAGTTACTAACTTATTAAGTATTCTCACTCCTGTCTACAGATAGTGGTGcctttctgtgatttttttttgccttattccCCTGGTTCACGGTCTTGGTTTATTATTGGCCCATCCTCagcaaagtcatttttaaattgtattgttTTGAAACGCTCCGCAGCATCCCCCGTTGAAACATCCCACGGTGTGTAttgatatattttaataagGCAAGTGTCataagacacatttttttttaacgtatCACGAGACAGACTGTAGAAAACTTGCTCCATCCGCGCTGTCAGCGTGTCGGAATGCACCTGGTTCCAAAACACCAGTGCGAGTCTGAAGCAACTGCTGCGATGAGGCCAAAAGTCCTATTTTACACTCAAAAGCAGTAAGCAAACCGTTAACTGTGCGTAAGgtggtaaaaatgactgtgTAAGTGCTGTGTCGGGGGATTATGTTTAGGGTTGGGCGCGGACTGGGAAAGAGGCGGCCTTGTGGTTAATGAGATAAACGTGTAATTACATTAAGGGCAAACTGCTATTCCAAATGAGCTGCTGTGGTGTGATACAGATGTTACATAAACTGCACCAAGCTTTACAGCGGAACGGGCCAGAAACCTGTAGGATTACCATATTTCTAAATGCCATGACAGCTGCttacaaatatgtatttgttgGCTTTTCCCCCCAAATGTGATGTTTATTATTGTCCTGTGAACCCAAGCGGGCCTGATAAATGCAGTTTATTGCCAGTGTCTCTGCTGGTTCCATTTCGTTCATGATTAGAATGTAAGTATTTTAAGTATGGTTGTTGCGCCGGATTTTACACAACAAATCCCAAAACCCCGAAAAAGTGTACATTATTTTTGGGCTATTTACATAAACCCTACA
Protein-coding sequences here:
- the LOC108931729 gene encoding CXXC-type zinc finger protein 4, which codes for MSSINSALCVESGQNVDMSLLQKDNLQVDSSGLNPVLDYNAEMERYRSFANFYKSNGAFPQAAKIARITTPIFPSARIGVSPWNCDNAMLWGRKSAAINPNRTGVPRNESQGPAKPGVPPETLQMANNNFLSTLSPEHCRPLAGECMNKLKCGGAEAEIMNLPERVGTFSAIPALGGISLPPGVIVMTALHSPAASAAVTDSAFQIANLADCPQNNNASSAAAGNPAKKKRKRCGVCAPCRRLINCGVCSSCRNRKTGHQICKFRKCEELKKKPGTPLERTPVSGGEAFRWFF